A genomic stretch from Anaerolinea thermophila UNI-1 includes:
- a CDS encoding cache domain-containing protein → MANRVLLIQSDMRPAQPLARYFKQRGDEVWQAWDLGQAQALVQQVKPHLVFFDLHFPSNEWWVFLRNLRQFHPQTKIIMTNKYPDLQRELKAREQGVQVFLRQPFSQRWIEGALRRVYEQTQPRPAQALLPPRTIQVRVPVRVKIILPYLVLALLFALASAYVVSRILMESSQSRFLNQLYATGKQAQDWFVQEEDRLLGTLRQVANTDGVAAALQQGDAESLRVLVLPVAVNAREEEITLLNLSGESVLTLFATPGSAGASYESSRGNTAYGTWAFVQRTLRGETDELGDKFAGVGEGPLGKTFYVSGPVFNAEGVQVGVVLVGKTLSSIAREVSEDTLSAATFYDLNGQVLASSLFSAGLSLPISGEVVQQVLSVQDQSSLTRDLTLSSLDYTEVLGPWEVRGGSDLGVVGISLAKAFLIRTSRATQVQIFSLVLAGILLVILVGLGLANLFTRPVLRLLEASAEVAKGNLEVKVDAEGNDELAVLSQAFNSMVAGLQEGSIYRDLLGRTVSPEVREQLRQTFTSGNLRLEGQEAVATILMTDIRGFTSLSEKVDPATVFQWLNEYFEHIVPVITAYGGVVNKFDGDAVLAFFGILPRLVSPKQSALSACQAAVEILEAIEQFNLQRRARGEPQLITGIGVHTGVVMAGGLGTSDRLHYTVIGDTVNTAQRIEALTRELFDGSAVLISEATYLALAEHREKFQLRSMGEQSVKGKSEKLSVYQLLPVRGSGKWEAML, encoded by the coding sequence ATGGCGAATCGTGTCTTGTTGATTCAGTCGGATATGCGCCCCGCGCAACCACTGGCGCGTTATTTCAAGCAACGCGGCGATGAAGTGTGGCAGGCCTGGGATTTAGGGCAAGCCCAGGCATTGGTGCAACAGGTGAAACCTCACCTCGTGTTTTTCGATTTGCATTTTCCCAGCAATGAATGGTGGGTGTTCCTGCGAAATTTGCGCCAGTTCCACCCGCAGACCAAAATCATCATGACCAATAAGTACCCCGATTTGCAACGGGAGTTGAAAGCCCGCGAACAGGGGGTACAGGTGTTCCTGCGACAGCCCTTCTCTCAGCGCTGGATTGAGGGAGCCTTACGGCGAGTGTACGAGCAGACACAGCCTCGTCCTGCTCAGGCTCTCTTGCCGCCACGCACCATCCAGGTGCGCGTCCCCGTGCGGGTAAAAATTATTCTCCCCTATCTGGTGCTGGCGTTGCTCTTTGCGCTGGCAAGCGCCTATGTGGTCAGTCGTATCCTGATGGAATCCAGCCAATCCCGCTTTCTGAATCAACTATATGCCACAGGCAAGCAAGCGCAGGACTGGTTTGTCCAGGAAGAAGACCGTCTGTTGGGGACTTTGCGTCAGGTTGCTAACACTGACGGAGTGGCAGCAGCGCTTCAACAAGGGGATGCCGAATCTCTGCGTGTGCTGGTCTTACCGGTGGCGGTGAATGCTCGGGAAGAAGAAATTACCCTGCTTAATCTTTCGGGGGAGAGCGTTCTCACTCTGTTCGCCACCCCTGGAAGTGCTGGCGCCAGTTATGAGTCCTCGAGGGGAAATACCGCCTATGGAACGTGGGCTTTTGTTCAGCGCACCCTGCGTGGAGAGACGGATGAATTGGGGGATAAATTTGCCGGTGTTGGGGAAGGCCCGCTGGGGAAAACTTTTTACGTTAGTGGACCGGTCTTCAACGCAGAAGGCGTTCAGGTGGGGGTGGTTCTGGTGGGAAAGACCCTCAGTAGCATTGCCCGCGAGGTTTCGGAGGATACGCTCAGCGCGGCAACCTTCTACGATTTGAATGGGCAGGTGCTGGCGTCTTCCCTCTTTTCTGCTGGTCTCTCTTTACCCATCTCCGGAGAGGTAGTTCAGCAAGTGCTCTCGGTGCAGGATCAGAGCAGTTTAACCCGTGATCTGACCCTCTCTTCCCTGGATTACACCGAGGTATTGGGACCCTGGGAGGTCCGCGGCGGCTCTGACCTGGGTGTGGTGGGAATCTCGCTCGCCAAAGCCTTCTTGATTCGTACCAGCCGGGCAACACAGGTACAGATTTTCTCCCTGGTACTGGCAGGTATCTTGTTGGTGATCCTGGTGGGTTTGGGACTGGCAAATCTTTTTACCCGTCCTGTTCTCCGCCTGCTGGAAGCCTCGGCGGAGGTAGCCAAAGGCAATCTGGAAGTTAAGGTGGATGCAGAGGGCAACGATGAGTTAGCCGTGCTTTCTCAGGCGTTCAATTCTATGGTGGCGGGTTTACAGGAAGGTTCGATTTATCGTGACCTGTTAGGGCGTACTGTCAGCCCGGAGGTGCGCGAGCAGTTGCGTCAGACGTTTACTTCGGGAAATTTGCGTCTGGAAGGTCAGGAAGCCGTGGCAACTATTTTGATGACCGATATTCGCGGCTTTACCTCGCTTTCCGAAAAAGTGGATCCAGCCACAGTCTTCCAGTGGCTGAACGAATACTTTGAGCATATTGTGCCTGTGATTACAGCATATGGTGGTGTAGTGAATAAATTTGATGGAGATGCTGTGCTGGCGTTCTTTGGTATTCTACCGCGACTGGTCAGCCCCAAGCAATCGGCGTTGTCTGCCTGCCAGGCGGCGGTGGAGATTCTGGAAGCCATCGAGCAATTCAACCTGCAAAGACGTGCGCGCGGTGAGCCGCAATTGATTACCGGAATAGGAGTGCATACCGGCGTAGTCATGGCAGGGGGATTGGGTACGTCCGATCGCCTGCACTATACCGTTATTGGCGATACGGTGAATACTGCACAGCGTATTGAAGCCCTGACCCGGGAACTTTTCGATGGATCAGCGGTGTTAATCAGTGAAGCCACCTATCTTGCTCTAGCGGAGCATCGTGAGAAGTTTCAACTGCGCTCCATGGGAGAACAAAGTGTCAAGGGCAAGAGCGAGAAGTTGTCTGTGTATCAACTCCTGCCTGTCAGAGGAAGCGGCAAATGGGAGGCAATGCTATGA
- a CDS encoding MATE family efflux transporter → MKSSIQPTLQHWFPFLQDDAYLEALKSIAVPIILQQAIASVLNAVDVLMLGQLGEVSVAAVGLANQLGFLMMFVLFGTTSGAAAFISQYWGKRDIPSIRRVLGIGLSICLLASVAFLVFVQISPATALHIYTSDPEVIETGIPYLRLISLTYPMMAISFCFGMVHRSTGWVRLPTTTGIIAILIKSGLSFVLIFGWLGFPRLGVFGAAIATLIARVLETTILIFFTYWKHLPAAASVKEMYDFNFSYLKAVLAVAFPVILNESLWSLGISTYNAIYARIGTQSIAAYNIAATIEGMAFVLFIGVTDATAIMIGNRLGAGERDTAYRYGGWSLRLNLMGGVLVGGLIILASFFVPSLYNISPEAKLYARNLLVIMGACVWIRTSNMVLVVGVLRSGGDTRVGALLDVGTLWAIGVPSALLAAFVFKLEIHWVYLLVMSEELVKLLIGYWRYRSRRWMHDLTVIQKEPHPTLVPAEEILNEAE, encoded by the coding sequence ATGAAGTCATCAATACAGCCCACTTTACAACACTGGTTTCCCTTTTTACAGGATGACGCCTACCTCGAAGCGTTGAAGTCCATCGCCGTTCCCATCATCCTGCAACAAGCCATTGCCTCAGTACTGAACGCCGTAGACGTCCTGATGCTGGGACAACTGGGCGAGGTCTCGGTTGCTGCGGTAGGGCTTGCCAACCAGTTAGGTTTTCTGATGATGTTCGTGCTGTTCGGCACCACCAGTGGCGCGGCGGCGTTCATCTCTCAGTACTGGGGAAAGCGAGATATTCCCAGCATCCGCCGCGTGCTGGGGATCGGCTTGAGCATCTGCCTGCTGGCAAGCGTGGCTTTTCTGGTCTTTGTTCAGATTTCTCCCGCCACGGCCCTGCACATCTATACCAGTGACCCAGAGGTGATTGAAACGGGTATTCCCTATCTGCGTTTAATCAGCCTCACCTATCCGATGATGGCCATTTCGTTTTGCTTTGGCATGGTGCATCGCAGTACGGGATGGGTACGTCTGCCCACCACCACAGGAATCATTGCTATCCTGATTAAGTCGGGACTGTCTTTCGTATTGATTTTCGGCTGGCTGGGGTTTCCACGCCTGGGAGTGTTCGGCGCAGCCATCGCCACGTTGATTGCTCGTGTACTGGAAACTACCATTCTGATTTTCTTCACCTACTGGAAGCATCTGCCTGCAGCGGCATCTGTGAAGGAAATGTACGATTTTAACTTCTCGTACCTGAAAGCCGTTCTGGCAGTAGCCTTTCCAGTCATTCTGAATGAGAGTTTGTGGTCGCTCGGCATCAGCACCTATAACGCCATCTATGCCCGCATCGGTACCCAGTCCATTGCTGCCTACAACATTGCCGCTACCATTGAAGGGATGGCGTTTGTATTGTTTATCGGCGTTACAGATGCCACTGCTATCATGATTGGCAATCGGCTGGGGGCAGGCGAACGCGATACGGCTTACCGCTATGGTGGCTGGTCTCTGCGTTTGAATCTCATGGGCGGTGTGCTTGTGGGCGGGCTGATCATCCTGGCTTCATTCTTCGTGCCTTCCCTCTACAATATTTCCCCTGAAGCAAAACTCTATGCCCGCAACCTGCTCGTTATCATGGGAGCATGCGTGTGGATTCGCACCTCAAACATGGTGCTGGTGGTAGGTGTTCTGAGAAGCGGGGGCGATACGCGGGTGGGAGCATTACTGGATGTAGGCACTCTCTGGGCAATTGGCGTGCCTTCGGCACTGCTGGCGGCATTTGTGTTCAAACTGGAGATTCACTGGGTCTATCTGCTGGTGATGAGCGAGGAACTGGTCAAACTGCTCATCGGTTACTGGCGGTATCGCTCACGCCGCTGGATGCATGACCTAACGGTGATTCAGAAAGAACCCCATCCCACACTTGTACCCGCCGAAGAAATTCTCAACGAAGCGGAATAA
- a CDS encoding ATP-binding protein produces MSNSRLKIFLSYADGAGKTSAMLSDAFQQKARGVDVLVAWVKLPENSETRQLLEELEVLPPSSHGVDLDEVLRRRPQLVLVDELEGVNPAGSRHLYRWQDVEELLNAGISVYTTLNILHVESLKDTVEEITGLPVEQTVPDRLLDRADELEVVDLPPEELLERLHPHSPAPPAGTLRQKSNLLALRQLTMRRAAMRVEDQARALLGTARAPLGTERVCVGISNRPEAERLVREGRMLADALNAEWFVLYVETPTAAGERAEERANLLKAMRIAEENGANTLLIPAETIAEGIESFCRQQGITRLVLGKPRDPLWRMRLGVSPVEHLLRSGLPVDVILVDTPHKPLVRAGTPPRWWVYLRNGGAVFLAVLLVTLLGWSLRQRPGAMGMEGIYLLLVIALSFWLGRSAGVLAAGLSTLAFAWFFFGASMGLDGADLPLLLTFLGWATAGWVTASLARAVRRQTRAMRWRQVQSAVLNTLSRELAGALDMPAVLSIIVRHIVGVFNRAVMVLLLEEGQLKVAHSEGNVSLSERDWKISRWVLEHRRPAGLDTDTFADSPMRFIPLMAHDLPVGVLVVVPDPASHTLLPEQREIRDGIAGLASLAIERVRLNQQAQQAAVLQMTEKLQTALLNSISHDLRTPLSAVEGSLSSLLEAETNGLQMDRETRLDLLENATEEAERLNRLVGNLLDMTRIEAGALRIRRRPCDVQDLIGTALTQFQRRLQDRKVSTHIASDIPEVEMDFVLIEQVLERLLDNAVKYSPPGSEINVEAKVRDGALYISVADRGEGIPPEDLERIFGKFYRVQRPDGVSGTGLGLSICKGIVEIHGGRIWAENRPDGGAKFTFTIPIKASGESK; encoded by the coding sequence ATGAGCAACAGCAGACTGAAAATTTTCCTGAGTTATGCCGATGGAGCGGGCAAGACTTCTGCCATGCTCTCCGATGCCTTCCAGCAGAAAGCCCGTGGAGTGGATGTGCTGGTAGCGTGGGTGAAACTGCCTGAGAACAGCGAAACACGCCAATTGCTGGAAGAGTTGGAGGTACTCCCTCCTTCTTCCCATGGGGTGGATTTAGACGAGGTGCTTCGTCGGCGTCCTCAACTGGTGCTGGTGGATGAGTTAGAAGGGGTGAACCCTGCTGGAAGCCGTCATCTATATCGCTGGCAGGACGTAGAGGAATTGCTGAATGCCGGCATTTCGGTGTACACCACGCTGAATATTTTACACGTGGAAAGCCTCAAGGATACCGTTGAGGAAATCACTGGATTGCCTGTTGAGCAAACCGTTCCCGACCGATTGCTGGATCGTGCCGATGAACTGGAAGTGGTGGATTTGCCCCCTGAAGAATTGCTGGAACGCCTTCACCCGCATTCTCCCGCTCCACCGGCAGGAACCTTGCGTCAAAAGAGCAATCTGTTAGCCCTGCGCCAGTTGACGATGCGGCGTGCCGCCATGCGGGTAGAGGATCAAGCGCGGGCGTTGTTAGGGACGGCACGAGCCCCGCTGGGTACGGAGCGGGTTTGTGTGGGTATTTCTAACCGCCCCGAAGCCGAGCGCCTGGTACGTGAAGGACGCATGCTGGCAGATGCCCTGAATGCCGAGTGGTTCGTTCTCTATGTGGAAACCCCTACTGCCGCAGGGGAACGCGCCGAAGAACGGGCAAACCTGCTCAAAGCCATGCGCATTGCCGAAGAAAACGGAGCCAATACGCTGCTTATCCCTGCTGAAACCATTGCGGAAGGTATTGAGTCGTTTTGCCGCCAGCAGGGAATCACCCGCCTGGTTCTGGGAAAACCCCGCGACCCGCTCTGGCGCATGCGTTTGGGAGTTTCTCCTGTAGAGCATTTATTGCGTTCGGGGTTGCCAGTAGATGTCATTCTGGTTGATACCCCTCACAAACCGCTCGTTCGCGCAGGAACGCCGCCACGCTGGTGGGTTTACCTGCGCAATGGGGGAGCAGTCTTCCTTGCTGTCTTGCTGGTGACCTTGCTGGGATGGAGTTTGCGCCAGCGGCCAGGGGCAATGGGCATGGAAGGAATCTATTTGCTTCTGGTGATTGCCCTGTCTTTCTGGCTGGGGCGCAGTGCTGGTGTGCTGGCGGCCGGGCTGAGTACGCTGGCGTTTGCCTGGTTCTTTTTCGGTGCTTCAATGGGCTTGGATGGGGCAGACCTTCCCCTGCTGTTGACCTTTCTGGGATGGGCAACGGCCGGCTGGGTCACGGCTTCGCTGGCAAGAGCGGTGCGCCGCCAGACGCGCGCCATGCGCTGGCGTCAGGTGCAGTCTGCGGTGTTGAATACCCTCAGCCGTGAACTGGCTGGCGCCCTGGACATGCCCGCTGTGTTAAGCATCATTGTCCGCCATATTGTGGGTGTGTTCAACCGCGCAGTGATGGTGCTGTTGCTGGAGGAAGGTCAACTGAAGGTTGCGCACAGCGAAGGAAATGTTTCCTTAAGTGAACGGGACTGGAAAATTTCTCGTTGGGTGCTGGAACATCGCCGCCCTGCAGGATTGGACACCGATACCTTCGCCGATTCGCCCATGCGTTTTATTCCGTTGATGGCGCATGACCTGCCGGTTGGAGTGCTTGTGGTCGTCCCTGATCCTGCCAGTCATACCCTTTTGCCTGAACAGCGCGAGATTCGCGATGGTATTGCCGGGTTGGCATCGCTGGCGATTGAACGGGTGCGCCTGAATCAGCAAGCCCAGCAGGCGGCAGTTCTGCAAATGACCGAGAAACTTCAAACCGCTTTGTTGAATTCCATTTCCCACGATTTGCGCACACCGCTTTCTGCGGTAGAAGGTTCTCTCTCCAGTCTTCTGGAAGCCGAGACCAATGGATTACAAATGGATCGGGAAACGCGCCTGGATTTGCTGGAAAACGCCACCGAAGAAGCCGAGCGGTTGAATCGTCTGGTGGGCAATTTACTGGACATGACCCGGATTGAAGCAGGGGCTTTGCGCATCCGGCGCAGACCTTGCGATGTGCAGGACTTAATCGGGACGGCGTTGACCCAGTTTCAGCGGCGTTTGCAGGACAGGAAAGTCTCCACGCACATTGCCTCTGACATTCCCGAGGTGGAAATGGATTTTGTCCTCATCGAACAGGTGCTGGAACGTTTGCTGGATAATGCTGTCAAATATTCCCCGCCCGGTTCGGAAATTAATGTCGAAGCGAAGGTAAGGGATGGTGCTCTGTACATCTCCGTGGCGGATCGCGGCGAGGGCATTCCCCCGGAAGATTTGGAGCGCATTTTTGGTAAGTTTTACCGCGTTCAGCGTCCGGATGGCGTTTCAGGGACGGGGTTAGGGCTGTCTATTTGCAAGGGGATTGTGGAAATCCATGGCGGGCGCATCTGGGCAGAAAATCGTCCGGATGGCGGTGCCAAGTTTACCTTTACCATACCCATAAAAGCATCGGGAGAGTCAAAATGA
- a CDS encoding response regulator yields the protein MSDTGLRILVVDDERAIRRYLRTSLTALGYEVLEAATGNEALQSAMTEHPDILILDLGLPDIDGVEVVRRIREWSNVPILILSVRDREDDKVVALDAGADDYLTKPFGIKELLARIRVAIRHRTPDQQDTVFEVEDLRVDLGKREVFVQGNRVALTPTEYDLIKVLVQHAGRVLTHNQLLRQVWGPAYENEAHLLRVNISNLRRKIEPNPDQPRYILTEPGVGYRLRED from the coding sequence ATGAGCGATACCGGTTTGAGAATTCTGGTGGTGGATGATGAACGCGCCATTCGCCGTTACCTGCGTACCTCATTGACTGCGTTGGGGTATGAAGTGCTGGAAGCCGCTACGGGGAACGAAGCCCTTCAATCCGCGATGACGGAGCATCCCGATATTCTTATCCTTGACCTGGGATTGCCGGATATCGACGGGGTGGAGGTGGTACGTCGTATTCGCGAATGGAGCAACGTGCCTATTCTCATCCTGTCAGTCCGCGACCGCGAAGATGACAAAGTGGTGGCACTGGACGCCGGTGCGGATGATTACCTGACCAAACCGTTTGGGATCAAAGAACTGCTTGCGCGTATTCGTGTAGCAATACGCCATCGTACTCCCGATCAGCAGGATACCGTGTTTGAGGTCGAGGATTTACGGGTAGATTTGGGGAAGCGGGAAGTGTTCGTGCAGGGCAACCGTGTAGCCCTGACACCCACTGAATACGACTTAATCAAGGTCCTGGTTCAGCATGCCGGCAGGGTGTTGACCCATAATCAGTTGCTCCGTCAGGTGTGGGGCCCCGCCTATGAGAACGAAGCCCATTTGTTGCGGGTGAACATCAGCAACCTGAGGCGGAAAATTGAGCCCAACCCCGATCAACCGCGCTATATCCTGACTGAGCCGGGGGTAGGCTATCGTCTGCGCGAGGATTAA
- a CDS encoding FGGY-family carbohydrate kinase, with protein MPGEHLLAIDHGTQSVRALVFDLRGNLLAKSRVLIEDYDTPSPGWAEKDPREFWKAVCQACQGLWQIPGVSRESIAGVALTTQRSTVINVDKQGNPLRPAIVWLDQRRTSGLEPVRGFWGTAFALTGMTETVAYLQSEAEANWIRTHQPEIWRQTHKYLFLSGYLTYLLTGNFVDSVGSQVGYVPFDYRRLQWAHSSDWKWQAVPMDPAILPDLVPPTGVLGTITRSASEATGIPEGLPLIAAAADKACEVIGAGCLDPHIACLSYGTTATINTTHRRYIEIIPLIPPYPSAVPGAYSLELQIYRGYWMVSWFKREFAQNEQRLAEERGVEVEALFDDLVNSVPPGSLGLMLQPFWSPGLKVPGPEAKGAIIGFGDIHTRAHLYRSILEGVAYALREGAERTSRRSGVPITEIRVAGGGSQSNAAMQLTADIFGLPATRPHVYEASGLGAAMDAAVGLKLHPDFETAVQEMTHPGHLFEPNPVHHHVYDELYQRVYRKMYERLKPLYEEIREITGYPPRD; from the coding sequence ATGCCCGGAGAACATTTACTTGCCATTGATCATGGAACTCAGAGCGTACGCGCTCTGGTGTTCGACTTGCGCGGGAATCTGCTGGCAAAGTCGCGCGTCCTGATTGAAGACTACGACACCCCAAGCCCGGGCTGGGCAGAGAAAGACCCGCGAGAGTTCTGGAAGGCAGTTTGTCAGGCATGCCAGGGGTTGTGGCAAATCCCCGGCGTATCCCGTGAATCCATCGCCGGAGTAGCACTCACCACCCAACGCTCCACGGTCATCAATGTGGATAAACAGGGCAATCCGTTGCGCCCAGCCATCGTCTGGCTGGATCAGCGCCGCACCTCTGGATTAGAACCTGTACGCGGCTTCTGGGGAACCGCCTTTGCCCTGACCGGCATGACCGAAACTGTCGCCTACCTGCAATCGGAAGCCGAAGCCAACTGGATTCGCACCCACCAGCCGGAAATCTGGCGGCAAACACACAAATACCTTTTTCTCTCCGGTTATTTAACCTACCTGCTGACGGGAAATTTTGTGGACTCGGTAGGCTCTCAGGTGGGGTACGTCCCCTTTGACTACCGGCGTTTGCAGTGGGCGCATTCGTCCGATTGGAAATGGCAAGCCGTACCCATGGACCCTGCCATCCTTCCCGACCTCGTTCCCCCTACCGGTGTGCTGGGCACCATTACCCGAAGTGCCTCAGAAGCCACAGGGATACCCGAGGGCTTGCCACTCATCGCAGCAGCGGCAGATAAAGCCTGTGAAGTTATCGGTGCGGGTTGCTTGGACCCCCACATCGCCTGTCTGAGTTACGGCACCACCGCAACCATCAATACCACCCACCGCCGATACATTGAGATCATCCCGCTCATCCCGCCCTATCCTTCCGCTGTGCCAGGAGCGTATAGCCTGGAACTGCAAATTTATCGCGGGTACTGGATGGTCTCATGGTTCAAGCGGGAATTTGCCCAGAATGAACAGCGCCTTGCCGAAGAGCGCGGTGTAGAGGTAGAAGCCCTGTTCGACGACCTGGTCAACTCCGTTCCGCCCGGCTCGCTGGGATTGATGCTTCAGCCCTTCTGGTCGCCGGGGTTAAAAGTGCCGGGACCGGAAGCCAAAGGCGCGATTATCGGCTTTGGGGATATCCACACCCGCGCGCACCTGTACCGCTCCATTCTCGAAGGTGTGGCTTATGCCCTGAGAGAAGGCGCGGAACGTACCTCGCGGCGCAGTGGCGTGCCGATTACCGAAATTCGCGTGGCAGGGGGTGGCAGTCAGAGCAACGCCGCCATGCAACTCACGGCGGATATCTTCGGGCTTCCTGCGACCCGTCCACACGTTTACGAAGCCTCCGGGCTGGGCGCCGCCATGGATGCCGCGGTAGGACTAAAACTGCACCCCGATTTCGAAACCGCCGTTCAGGAAATGACCCACCCCGGGCATCTCTTCGAACCCAACCCGGTACATCACCACGTGTACGATGAACTCTATCAGCGGGTGTACCGCAAGATGTACGAACGCCTCAAACCACTGTATGAGGAAATTCGCGAGATTACCGGCTACCCGCCGCGGGATTAA
- a CDS encoding SDR family NAD(P)-dependent oxidoreductase — MHPYYKQYQWSNVFTMIHNLKLEPKICMDDCPHRLVVITGATSGIGHATARKYASHGADLILINRNQQKSEAICEELKREFQVNCSYFMADFSRLSDIHSTARHLVALERDIDVLVHNAGVYLTRKTITEDGLETVFQTNYLSTFILNYYLLEKFKAQNKGRIIFVNSEAYRFAVWGLDFDDLFWNKRRYSGIKSYGAAKLAQLLSMIVLDEYFQGTGVTVNAMHPGNVRTNSGQSNGWLYKKFKSLFIDRFARPIDDAAEALYYLGVSPEVENVSGKFFNLTTVEEPAPPALDRDAAMKLWKISMELGGFHEQK, encoded by the coding sequence ATGCATCCATATTACAAACAGTATCAGTGGTCAAATGTCTTTACCATGATTCATAATCTGAAATTAGAGCCAAAAATTTGCATGGATGATTGCCCTCATCGACTGGTCGTGATCACCGGGGCGACATCGGGGATTGGACATGCTACTGCAAGAAAATATGCTTCTCATGGAGCAGATTTAATATTAATCAATCGGAATCAACAGAAATCGGAAGCAATATGTGAAGAACTGAAGCGTGAATTTCAGGTTAACTGCTCGTACTTTATGGCTGATTTTTCCAGATTATCCGACATTCATTCAACAGCCCGACATTTAGTAGCGCTTGAGAGAGACATTGATGTCTTAGTTCATAATGCAGGGGTGTATCTGACCCGGAAAACTATCACAGAAGATGGTCTTGAAACTGTCTTTCAGACAAATTACCTGAGTACCTTTATTCTGAATTATTACCTTCTGGAGAAATTCAAAGCCCAAAACAAAGGACGAATCATTTTTGTTAATTCGGAAGCCTATCGCTTTGCAGTATGGGGGTTGGATTTTGATGATTTATTCTGGAACAAACGTCGTTATTCGGGCATAAAGAGTTATGGCGCGGCGAAGTTGGCGCAGTTGCTTTCGATGATTGTATTGGATGAATATTTTCAGGGTACCGGTGTAACCGTGAATGCCATGCATCCCGGAAATGTCAGAACCAATAGTGGACAAAGCAACGGATGGCTTTATAAAAAGTTCAAGAGCCTGTTCATTGATCGGTTTGCCCGTCCCATTGATGATGCCGCCGAAGCCCTTTACTATTTGGGGGTTTCCCCCGAAGTGGAAAATGTTTCAGGCAAATTTTTCAACCTCACTACCGTCGAAGAACCCGCTCCGCCAGCGCTGGATCGTGATGCTGCCATGAAGTTGTGGAAAATCAGCATGGAGTTGGGAGGTTTTCATGAACAAAAATAA